Proteins encoded in a region of the Raphanus sativus cultivar WK10039 chromosome 8, ASM80110v3, whole genome shotgun sequence genome:
- the LOC108821263 gene encoding ras-related protein RABB1c-like, whose protein sequence is MSYAYLFKYIIIGDTGVGKSCLLLQFTDKRFQPVHDLTIGVEFGARMITIDNKPLKLQIWDTAGQESFRSITRSYYRGAAGALLVYDITRRETFNHLASWLEDARQHANANMTIMLIGNKCDLSSRRAVTTEEGEQFAREHGLIFMEASAKTAQNVEEAFIKTAATIYKKIQDGVFDVSNESYGIKVGYGGIPGPSAGKDGSTPQGGCCG, encoded by the exons ATGTCTTACGCTTATCTCTTCAAGTATATCATCATCGGCGATACTG GAGTAGGGAAGTCATGCCTTCTGCTTCAGTTCACAGACAAGAGGTTTCAGCCGGTTCATGATCTCACCATCGGTGTTGAGTTTGGGGCTAGGATGATCACCATTGACAACAAGCCCCTCAAACTCCAGATCTGGGACacc GCGGGTCAAGAATCCTTTAGGTCTATTACAAGGTCCTATTATAGAGGTGCTGCAGGGGCATTGCTTGTCTACGATATCACGAG GAGGGAGACATTTAACCACCTAGCCAGCTGGCTAGAGGATGCAAGGCAGCATGCTAACGCAAATATGACCATTATGCTCATCGGGAATAAGTGTGATCTTTCCAGCAGAAGGGCAGTCACCACAGAGGAAGGCGAGCAGTTTGCAAGGGAGCACGGTCTTATTTTCATGGAGGCCTCTGCCAAGACTGCTCAGAACGTCGAGGAG gCATTCATTAAGACAGCGGCAACAATATACAAGAAGATACAAGATGGTGTGTTTGATGTGTCAAATGAGTCATATGGAATAAAAGTTGGATATGGAGGAATCCCTGGGCCATCAGCTGGTAAAGACGGATCCACACCACAAGGCGGTTGCTGCGGCTAA
- the LOC130498660 gene encoding uncharacterized protein LOC130498660 isoform X2 → MILISICGRRTLASVAQSVKDKTWRQLTNSRGHTLRCSHYIPSSSLENTPPLPCVIYCHGNSGCRADANEAAMVLLPSNITVFTLDFSGSGLSDGDYVSLGWHEKDDLKTVVSYLRNSNHVSRIGLWGRSMGAVTSLLYGAEDPSIAGMVLDSAFSNLFDLMMELVDVYKIRLPKFTVKVAVQYMRRVIQKKAKFNIMDLNCLKVSPKTFIPALFGHASGDKFIQPHHSDHILKCYAGDKNIIKFDGDHNSSRPQFYYDSVLIFFYNVLRPPQVPSACSSKLESYSAAGLDENFLYEIISGLSSACIDVASSSSSSAPPASLTTKPTNELLSEAMPIMNTDDVLVEEDNDHNIDEPEGMPIDQFEEGCSFTSSNRESWGRCSSLGGSEEDESLTVDHGGDQVEKSDVGNTQELPIESTRQEEEEEEEKEERKEKKMKKGVETDAKKPKRERLEAFSKRFRLCIIKRVNHGRHRSSQP, encoded by the exons ATGATCCTGATCAGTATTTGTGGGAGAAGGACTTTAGCATCGGTGGCACAAAGTGTAAAAGACAAGACTTGGAGGCAA CTTACAAATTCAAGGGGTCACACCTTGCGTTGCAGTCACTACATTCCTTCATCTTCTTTGGAGAATACTCCTCCTCTTCCTTGTGTTATATACTGCCATGGTAACAG TGGATGTAGGGCAGATGCAAATGAGGCAGCTATGGTTCTTCTTCCATCTAACATTACTGTTTTCACACTTGACTTCTCCGGTTCTGGCTTATCTGATGGTGATTATGTTAGCCTTGGCTGGCATGAG AAAGATGATCTCAAGACTGTTGTATCTTACCTAAGAAACAGCAATCATGTGTCTCGTATTGGACTTTGGGGACGATCTATGGGAGCAGTTACCAG CCTTCTTTATGGAGCAGAAGATCCTTCAATTGCTGGAATGGTCTTAGACAGTGCATTCTCAAATTTATTTGATCTCATGATGGAACTAGTGGATGTCTACAAGATCCGACTTCCGAAATTCACA GTTAAAGTGGCTGTGCAGTACATGCGGCGAGTGATTCAGAAAAAGGCAAAGTTCAATATCATGGATCTCAATTGTCTCAAG GTTTCACCAAAGACATTTATTCCAGCTTTATTTGGGCACGCAAGTGGAGACAAATTCATTCAACCTCATCACTCTGACCACATTCTCAAGTGCTATGCG GGagacaaaaacatcattaagtTTGATGGTGATCACAACTCTTCACGGCCGCAGTTTTACTATGATTCAGTGTTAATATTCTTCTACAATGTTCTACGCCCGCCTCAAGTTCCTTCAGCATGCTCATCTAAACTTGAAAGTTATAGCGCTGCTGGTTTGGACGAG AATTTTCTGTATGAGATCATCTCTGGTCTTAGTTCGGCATGTATTGATGTTGcgagttcttcttcttcttctgcaccTCCTGCCTCTCTAACCACAAAGCCAACAAATGAGCTCCTTTCAGAAGCCATGCCCATTATGAATACT GATGACGTGCTTGTAGAAGAAGACAATGATCACAACATTGATGAACCTGAG GGGATGCCTATTGATCAGTTTGAAGAAGGATGTTCATTCACAAGCTCTAACAGGGAAAGCTGGGGAAGATGCTCTTCACTAGGAGGTTCTGAAGAAGATGAGAGCTTGACCGTCGACCATGGTGGTGATCAG GTTGAGAAATCTGATGTTGGAAACACACAAGAGTTGCCAATAGAATCCActagacaagaagaagaagaagaagaagaaaaagaggagaggaaggagaagaaaatgaagaaaggaGTTGAAACAGATGCAAAAAAGCCTAAACGAGAAAGATTGGAGGCTTTCAGCAAAAGATTCCGGCTTTGCATCATAAAGCGAGTAAACCATGGAAGACATCGTTCTTCGCAACCTTAA
- the LOC130498660 gene encoding uncharacterized protein LOC130498660 isoform X1 → MSSLVLGGLKMIDQFINFVIRPPRAEYDPDQYLWEKDFSIGGTKCKRQDLELTNSRGHTLRCSHYIPSSSLENTPPLPCVIYCHGNSGCRADANEAAMVLLPSNITVFTLDFSGSGLSDGDYVSLGWHEKDDLKTVVSYLRNSNHVSRIGLWGRSMGAVTSLLYGAEDPSIAGMVLDSAFSNLFDLMMELVDVYKIRLPKFTVKVAVQYMRRVIQKKAKFNIMDLNCLKVSPKTFIPALFGHASGDKFIQPHHSDHILKCYAGDKNIIKFDGDHNSSRPQFYYDSVLIFFYNVLRPPQVPSACSSKLESYSAAGLDENFLYEIISGLSSACIDVASSSSSSAPPASLTTKPTNELLSEAMPIMNTDDVLVEEDNDHNIDEPEGMPIDQFEEGCSFTSSNRESWGRCSSLGGSEEDESLTVDHGGDQVEKSDVGNTQELPIESTRQEEEEEEEKEERKEKKMKKGVETDAKKPKRERLEAFSKRFRLCIIKRVNHGRHRSSQP, encoded by the exons ATGAGTTCATTGGTACTTGGAGGACTCAAGATGATTGATCAGTTCATCAACTTTGTTATTCGTCCTCCCAG GGCTGAGTATGATCCTGATCAGTATTTGTGGGAGAAGGACTTTAGCATCGGTGGCACAAAGTGTAAAAGACAAGACTTGGAG CTTACAAATTCAAGGGGTCACACCTTGCGTTGCAGTCACTACATTCCTTCATCTTCTTTGGAGAATACTCCTCCTCTTCCTTGTGTTATATACTGCCATGGTAACAG TGGATGTAGGGCAGATGCAAATGAGGCAGCTATGGTTCTTCTTCCATCTAACATTACTGTTTTCACACTTGACTTCTCCGGTTCTGGCTTATCTGATGGTGATTATGTTAGCCTTGGCTGGCATGAG AAAGATGATCTCAAGACTGTTGTATCTTACCTAAGAAACAGCAATCATGTGTCTCGTATTGGACTTTGGGGACGATCTATGGGAGCAGTTACCAG CCTTCTTTATGGAGCAGAAGATCCTTCAATTGCTGGAATGGTCTTAGACAGTGCATTCTCAAATTTATTTGATCTCATGATGGAACTAGTGGATGTCTACAAGATCCGACTTCCGAAATTCACA GTTAAAGTGGCTGTGCAGTACATGCGGCGAGTGATTCAGAAAAAGGCAAAGTTCAATATCATGGATCTCAATTGTCTCAAG GTTTCACCAAAGACATTTATTCCAGCTTTATTTGGGCACGCAAGTGGAGACAAATTCATTCAACCTCATCACTCTGACCACATTCTCAAGTGCTATGCG GGagacaaaaacatcattaagtTTGATGGTGATCACAACTCTTCACGGCCGCAGTTTTACTATGATTCAGTGTTAATATTCTTCTACAATGTTCTACGCCCGCCTCAAGTTCCTTCAGCATGCTCATCTAAACTTGAAAGTTATAGCGCTGCTGGTTTGGACGAG AATTTTCTGTATGAGATCATCTCTGGTCTTAGTTCGGCATGTATTGATGTTGcgagttcttcttcttcttctgcaccTCCTGCCTCTCTAACCACAAAGCCAACAAATGAGCTCCTTTCAGAAGCCATGCCCATTATGAATACT GATGACGTGCTTGTAGAAGAAGACAATGATCACAACATTGATGAACCTGAG GGGATGCCTATTGATCAGTTTGAAGAAGGATGTTCATTCACAAGCTCTAACAGGGAAAGCTGGGGAAGATGCTCTTCACTAGGAGGTTCTGAAGAAGATGAGAGCTTGACCGTCGACCATGGTGGTGATCAG GTTGAGAAATCTGATGTTGGAAACACACAAGAGTTGCCAATAGAATCCActagacaagaagaagaagaagaagaagaaaaagaggagaggaaggagaagaaaatgaagaaaggaGTTGAAACAGATGCAAAAAAGCCTAAACGAGAAAGATTGGAGGCTTTCAGCAAAAGATTCCGGCTTTGCATCATAAAGCGAGTAAACCATGGAAGACATCGTTCTTCGCAACCTTAA
- the LOC130498660 gene encoding uncharacterized protein LOC130498660 isoform X3, producing the protein MVLLPSNITVFTLDFSGSGLSDGDYVSLGWHEKDDLKTVVSYLRNSNHVSRIGLWGRSMGAVTSLLYGAEDPSIAGMVLDSAFSNLFDLMMELVDVYKIRLPKFTVKVAVQYMRRVIQKKAKFNIMDLNCLKVSPKTFIPALFGHASGDKFIQPHHSDHILKCYAGDKNIIKFDGDHNSSRPQFYYDSVLIFFYNVLRPPQVPSACSSKLESYSAAGLDENFLYEIISGLSSACIDVASSSSSSAPPASLTTKPTNELLSEAMPIMNTDDVLVEEDNDHNIDEPEGMPIDQFEEGCSFTSSNRESWGRCSSLGGSEEDESLTVDHGGDQVEKSDVGNTQELPIESTRQEEEEEEEKEERKEKKMKKGVETDAKKPKRERLEAFSKRFRLCIIKRVNHGRHRSSQP; encoded by the exons ATGGTTCTTCTTCCATCTAACATTACTGTTTTCACACTTGACTTCTCCGGTTCTGGCTTATCTGATGGTGATTATGTTAGCCTTGGCTGGCATGAG AAAGATGATCTCAAGACTGTTGTATCTTACCTAAGAAACAGCAATCATGTGTCTCGTATTGGACTTTGGGGACGATCTATGGGAGCAGTTACCAG CCTTCTTTATGGAGCAGAAGATCCTTCAATTGCTGGAATGGTCTTAGACAGTGCATTCTCAAATTTATTTGATCTCATGATGGAACTAGTGGATGTCTACAAGATCCGACTTCCGAAATTCACA GTTAAAGTGGCTGTGCAGTACATGCGGCGAGTGATTCAGAAAAAGGCAAAGTTCAATATCATGGATCTCAATTGTCTCAAG GTTTCACCAAAGACATTTATTCCAGCTTTATTTGGGCACGCAAGTGGAGACAAATTCATTCAACCTCATCACTCTGACCACATTCTCAAGTGCTATGCG GGagacaaaaacatcattaagtTTGATGGTGATCACAACTCTTCACGGCCGCAGTTTTACTATGATTCAGTGTTAATATTCTTCTACAATGTTCTACGCCCGCCTCAAGTTCCTTCAGCATGCTCATCTAAACTTGAAAGTTATAGCGCTGCTGGTTTGGACGAG AATTTTCTGTATGAGATCATCTCTGGTCTTAGTTCGGCATGTATTGATGTTGcgagttcttcttcttcttctgcaccTCCTGCCTCTCTAACCACAAAGCCAACAAATGAGCTCCTTTCAGAAGCCATGCCCATTATGAATACT GATGACGTGCTTGTAGAAGAAGACAATGATCACAACATTGATGAACCTGAG GGGATGCCTATTGATCAGTTTGAAGAAGGATGTTCATTCACAAGCTCTAACAGGGAAAGCTGGGGAAGATGCTCTTCACTAGGAGGTTCTGAAGAAGATGAGAGCTTGACCGTCGACCATGGTGGTGATCAG GTTGAGAAATCTGATGTTGGAAACACACAAGAGTTGCCAATAGAATCCActagacaagaagaagaagaagaagaagaaaaagaggagaggaaggagaagaaaatgaagaaaggaGTTGAAACAGATGCAAAAAAGCCTAAACGAGAAAGATTGGAGGCTTTCAGCAAAAGATTCCGGCTTTGCATCATAAAGCGAGTAAACCATGGAAGACATCGTTCTTCGCAACCTTAA